A stretch of DNA from Armatimonadia bacterium:
CGGCGGCTGCTGTACTTGAGGCGGGTGCCGACAAGGTGTCCACCAGCAGCGCAGCCTTCCGGCGGCCCGAAGTGATCGCCGAGATGGTCAAGGAGTTCGGCCCCGAGCGCGTCACAGTGGCGATCGACGTGGACGCCAACCCGGCGCTGCCCTCGGGCTATGAGGTCTACGTGGACGGCGGACGGACGGCCACCGGTGCTGATGCAGTGGAGTGGGCCAAGCAGGTCGACGGCTACGGCGTCGGCTGCATCCTCCCCACCAGCAAAGCAGGGGATGGCGCCCGAACCGGCTACGACCTTCCGCTGATCCGAGGGATCGCCCAGAGCGTCAAGGCTCCGGTCGTCGCCTCAGGAGGGGCCGGGGAACTGAAGCACTTCCTCGAAGCGGCTGAGGCCGGCGCAGCTGTTCTTCTGGCCGCCTCAGTCTTCCACTTCGGGACGC
This window harbors:
- a CDS encoding imidazole glycerol phosphate synthase cyclase subunit, producing the protein MAGKVAIMPCLDMQNGRVVKGVHFVDIRDAGDPVECAKAYCAAGADEIALLDITATVEGRATMLEVVKRVAEAATVPFTVGGGIRDVASAAAVLEAGADKVSTSSAAFRRPEVIAEMVKEFGPERVTVAIDVDANPALPSGYEVYVDGGRTATGADAVEWAKQVDGYGVGCILPTSKAGDGARTGYDLPLIRGIAQSVKAPVVASGGAGELKHFLEAAEAGAAVLLAASVFHFGTLTISDVKRYLAEHGVELVRPV